Genomic segment of Pseudomonas iranensis:
CTGTTGCTCATGAAAATTGTGGTCTGCTCCATATTCGAGCTTCCGGGTCTGATCCTGTGATTAGCTCAGGATAGATCGTGCTTGGGATATGTCAATGGGATATACATCGTCACCGGACAAAGAGTAGCTAGGCCATCCAAACAAAAACGGCCGCTGTCAGGGATGACTAGCGGCCGTTTTTTGTTTCTGAGAAGGGCTTATTCGCTCTTGTCTTCCTGGGGCTCTACCGACTTGCCATAAGCATCCAGCGCCACCCCGAAATCCGTAATGAACTGCGGCTCGCTAAGCCAGGCCTGGGCTTGTTCGATGGTCATGCCGTCGGCCCACATGCGGTAGTCGATCAGCATGTCGGCGGCGAGGTGCGTGGCGGCCATGCCTTCGTTGTCGGCGTTTTCCATGTCGAGCAGTTCAGGATGGTCGACGATGATGAAGGCCAGTTCGCGCAGCAGGGTCAGCAGCATTTCGTTGCGGCTGACGGCTTCGGCGTCGCGCATTTTACTGAACATCGCCAGGGTGTATTCCGGGATCGGCTCGGCGAGGTGGCCGAGGTCTTCGTCCTGATCCAGCGGTTTGCGCCCGACCATGCGGATCTGCTTGGCTTTGGCCTTGGCGCGTTTGGCGCGTTTCTGTTGCTTGTTCAGGGATGCCATGGGAGCTCAGTTCTTCTGTTGGGTTTGTGCAGCGATCGCGTCGGATGCCGCTACATAGTCAGCCTGGAATGCCGGGGATTCGATCCACGCCAGCGCGCCGGCCTCGTCGGTTTCCTGCGACCACTGGCGATACTCGATCAGCGCGGCGAGGATGAAATCCATCGCGCCTTCTTCACCTTCCTGCTCATAGACCAGTTCCAGCAGCGGATCTTCAAGGAACGCGGTGCACATGGCCTGTTGGCTGATCTTCTCGGCGTCGATCATTTTCTTGAACAGCTCGGTCAGGTCCACCGATTCGAAATCGATGCGGTCGTCGTTCGGGTCCAGCTCGACCGGCGCTTCGGCACGCTTGGTGCGGTTCTGCTTGGCCTTGGCTTTGGCCCGGGTGGCGCGTTTTTGCTGCTTGTTGGCGGAGGCCATGATGTGTTCCGTCGTGCGTTGAGAGGGGCTCAGCTGCGTGGCACTTGTCGGCCGGGTGTATCGGCGGCCAGTGCGCCGGTCTGCAGCCAGGTCAGAGCAATGGGCCATAGTGTGGCTTGGTATGCGCTGCGAAAAAAGCCGAAATGTCCGACTTGTCGTTCGCCGATGTCCTGCGGCGCAATGCGCAGATGGGTTTTTGCCGCGTTGCTGAAGTAGCCGAGCAGGCGTTCGATCGCCGGGATCGTTCCGTAAGGATCATCGCTGAGGCTGATGGCGAGGGTCTGCGCGCGGACGCCATCGAAGGGCAGGGCGCCCGCCTTTTTCATCAGTGCGCGACCGCTTGGGCGTTGCTCGTAACGTGCGGTGGGCGTGCTCCAGTCGCGGACTACGGCGGTTGGCGTGTCCTCCAGCCAACCTAGCCGTTTGCCGGGGAAATAGCCGCAGAGCAGCGCCATCAAAGGCATGACCACATGCCACTTGCCGAACATCCGCCAGCGCTGTTCAGGGGCGTAATCGCGCCAGTAAGCGAACTGCGCCCCGACGGTAACCAGCCGTCGGATGACCGTGCCCGACGCTGCCAGGCCTGCCGCGCAGCCGCCGAAACTGTGGGCGACCACATCGATTGGCTGACCGGGAAACTCCCGCTGCGCGCGTTTGAGCATCGCTTCGAAATCCAGAGCGCCCCAGTCAGTCCACGAAGCGCGCAGCCCTTTGATCGATTCACTGCGTGATTCGCCAATGCCCCGGTAATCGTAGGTCATCACATCGCAGCCATGGCTGAACAGGTAGGCCGCGAACCGTGAATAGTGCCGACAGCGCACCGAGGTGGCGGCGCTGATGATGACCACCGGGCGCTGTGGAGCGGGCGAACTGTGGCGCCAGGTGAAGCCGCCGAGTGCGTAGCCGTCGGCTGCGGTTTCCTTGAAGGGCGTAGCTTTAGTTACAGTCAAAGCTGCTTGGCTCAACTCTGGGTCGCCCACATCGGATGTCTGCTGACAGCTCATGGTGCTTGACCTCGGCGGTTAGGTGCCAACCATAGTCGCCGCGCTGATCAAGAACAATCCGGCCGGTTCATTCACTGGATTGAATGAGCATGCGTTCTTCG
This window contains:
- a CDS encoding alpha/beta hydrolase family protein translates to MSCQQTSDVGDPELSQAALTVTKATPFKETAADGYALGGFTWRHSSPAPQRPVVIISAATSVRCRHYSRFAAYLFSHGCDVMTYDYRGIGESRSESIKGLRASWTDWGALDFEAMLKRAQREFPGQPIDVVAHSFGGCAAGLAASGTVIRRLVTVGAQFAYWRDYAPEQRWRMFGKWHVVMPLMALLCGYFPGKRLGWLEDTPTAVVRDWSTPTARYEQRPSGRALMKKAGALPFDGVRAQTLAISLSDDPYGTIPAIERLLGYFSNAAKTHLRIAPQDIGERQVGHFGFFRSAYQATLWPIALTWLQTGALAADTPGRQVPRS